The Synergistaceae bacterium genome has a window encoding:
- the citX gene encoding citrate lyase holo-[acyl-carrier protein] synthase, whose protein sequence is MDRLNLQMTGQEINLSQMLVRREKRSCEQKFLLDKYKSPLISFSMNIPGPVKTNSLIRKAFDRGQILILESLANIHAKINDSIETHENTGDELLLSVSNIPPDELKNLSLKIENDSEIGRLYDIDVIDSNGQKLSRKIFRKCLICDKQAQECARSRNHTVQEMQAAIINLLQEADL, encoded by the coding sequence ATGGATCGACTCAATTTGCAAATGACAGGTCAAGAAATTAATTTATCTCAAATGCTCGTGCGGCGCGAAAAACGTTCGTGCGAGCAAAAATTTTTACTTGACAAATATAAATCGCCTCTAATTTCTTTCTCTATGAACATTCCCGGCCCGGTCAAGACTAATTCACTGATTCGCAAGGCTTTTGACAGGGGGCAAATTTTAATTCTTGAATCGCTCGCAAATATTCACGCGAAAATTAATGACTCAATAGAGACTCACGAGAACACAGGCGACGAGCTTTTATTGTCAGTCTCAAACATCCCCCCCGACGAGCTGAAAAATTTATCTCTCAAAATCGAGAATGACTCGGAAATCGGCCGACTATATGATATTGACGTGATTGACTCAAATGGGCAGAAATTATCGCGAAAAATTTTCAGGAAGTGCCTAATTTGTGATAAGCAGGCTCAAGAGTGCGCACGTTCAAGAAATCATACAGTTCAAGAAATGCAGGCCGCTATAATTAATTTATTACAGGAGGCAGATTTATGA